From one Geoalkalibacter halelectricus genomic stretch:
- a CDS encoding response regulator: MSRRKRFGEILVEAGIIDEASLQKALDRQKGSGRRLGRVLEELGVVTEKDIAVTLSRQFGFKTVSGLAKYNFPSEVLALIDGSQALEKLIFPLKKQDKTLFLAMVNPLDMETLDNLAFRTGFKIVSCVTTPSEIQAAVDKFYLAAKQEQASDWWTILIVEDQELARAAAAAALRKHGYTVVEAENGAEGLKQAHQHKPHLIIADTIMPRMDGYEMFRALKSNPATAKIPVIAMSSKSSAEEEAQVLDMGYLDFIAKPINPVRLAARSRRALRLTYGEGDPPRRT; encoded by the coding sequence ATGAGTCGGCGCAAACGGTTTGGCGAAATACTGGTCGAAGCGGGCATTATCGATGAGGCCTCCCTGCAAAAGGCCCTGGACCGTCAAAAAGGCTCGGGGCGGCGCCTGGGACGCGTGCTGGAAGAACTCGGCGTCGTCACGGAAAAGGATATCGCCGTGACCTTGTCGCGCCAATTCGGCTTCAAAACCGTGAGCGGTCTGGCCAAATACAATTTCCCCTCCGAGGTGCTTGCGCTGATCGACGGTTCCCAGGCCCTGGAAAAGCTGATTTTTCCCCTCAAGAAGCAGGACAAGACTCTGTTTTTGGCCATGGTCAACCCTCTGGACATGGAGACCCTGGACAATTTGGCCTTTCGCACCGGTTTCAAGATTGTTTCCTGCGTGACCACGCCTTCGGAAATTCAGGCGGCGGTGGATAAATTCTACCTTGCCGCCAAACAGGAGCAGGCGTCGGACTGGTGGACCATTCTCATCGTCGAGGATCAGGAGTTGGCCCGCGCCGCCGCGGCGGCCGCCCTGCGCAAGCACGGCTATACGGTGGTGGAGGCGGAAAACGGCGCCGAGGGTCTCAAGCAGGCGCACCAGCACAAACCCCACCTGATTATTGCCGACACGATCATGCCGCGCATGGATGGCTACGAGATGTTTCGCGCCCTCAAGAGCAACCCGGCCACCGCCAAGATTCCCGTGATCGCCATGTCGTCCAAATCATCGGCGGAAGAAGAAGCGCAGGTGCTCGACATGGGCTATCTGGATTTCATCGCCAAGCCCATCAATCCGGTGCGCCTCGCGGCGCGCAGCCGGCGCGCCCTGCGGCTGACCTACGGGGAGGGCGATCCGCCGCGGCGCACCTGA
- a CDS encoding thioredoxin family protein translates to MRIDVLCKPDGDKRCERTLSRVRQALENLNLEAEVHLYRDQRKMIDNRVYVSPALLIDDIVRVAGRVPSIEEIERLLRERPRYQKRMKDVA, encoded by the coding sequence ATGCGCATTGATGTTCTTTGTAAGCCCGATGGCGACAAGCGCTGCGAGCGGACCTTGTCGCGCGTGCGGCAGGCCTTGGAGAATCTCAATCTCGAGGCCGAGGTTCATCTTTACCGCGACCAGCGCAAGATGATCGACAACCGCGTGTATGTTTCACCGGCGCTTCTCATCGATGACATCGTCAGGGTGGCCGGACGGGTGCCGAGCATCGAGGAAATCGAACGGTTGCTGCGCGAACGGCCCCGCTATCAGAAGCGCATGAAGGATGTCGCTTGA
- a CDS encoding bifunctional aminoglycoside phosphotransferase/ATP-binding protein, translated as MTSEMVHQALMKPQAYPDAPEKVEFTETHVSRLYFTRNFVYKVKKPVDFGFLNFTTLDRRRFYCEEEVRLNRRFCPDTYLGIKEIRRDSGGIHLNGQGEILDYAVWMKRLPAARMLDHLIEARSPELEAVMPALGALLARIEEQAQICRENSGMSNLDEVRRNWRENFDQIAPFVGRTLVAPTLDLCRRYVDGFLQANAALLLQREADGYVRDGHGDLHAEHICLTDPVRIYDCIEFNRRFRVADIAADLAFLLMDLEVRGRRDLAAALLEGYVNSAAPDPELGTLLPFYKIYRAFVRGKVESFLSADDSAAESVRSAARRRARHYFNLVLGYLMQPCLILTCGLMGSGKSTLARALAHSTGAQILRSDAIRKELAADAAKNSPHHDFGAGIYSSEWTRRTYDSLLQSAAAGLGRGAMLIVDASFADAQQRRLFMNLAQKIGRPCFVLHLRSDTATLEQRLRRRSAEQTDISDGRVELLAAHQRAFSAPQADPWVVEIDATADIDENVEYVLGEIIQRAGFL; from the coding sequence ATGACTTCGGAGATGGTCCACCAGGCATTGATGAAGCCTCAAGCCTACCCGGACGCCCCGGAAAAAGTGGAATTCACCGAGACCCATGTATCGCGTCTCTACTTTACCCGCAACTTTGTCTACAAAGTCAAAAAGCCCGTTGATTTCGGTTTTCTCAATTTCACCACCCTGGATCGGCGCCGTTTTTATTGCGAGGAGGAAGTGCGGCTGAACCGGCGCTTTTGCCCGGACACCTACTTGGGCATTAAGGAGATTCGCCGGGATTCCGGCGGCATTCATCTCAACGGCCAGGGCGAGATACTGGATTATGCCGTGTGGATGAAGCGTCTTCCCGCCGCGCGCATGCTCGATCACCTCATCGAAGCTCGGTCCCCCGAATTAGAGGCGGTCATGCCTGCCTTGGGGGCACTGCTGGCCCGCATCGAGGAGCAGGCGCAAATCTGCCGCGAAAACAGCGGCATGAGCAATCTCGACGAGGTGCGCCGGAACTGGCGTGAAAACTTCGATCAGATTGCCCCCTTCGTGGGACGTACACTCGTTGCCCCAACCCTGGATCTGTGCCGCCGCTATGTTGACGGCTTTCTACAGGCCAACGCGGCCCTGCTGCTGCAACGTGAGGCCGACGGTTATGTGCGCGATGGCCACGGCGACCTGCACGCCGAGCACATCTGCCTGACCGACCCGGTGAGGATTTATGACTGCATCGAATTCAACCGGCGTTTTCGCGTCGCCGACATCGCCGCCGACCTGGCGTTTTTGCTCATGGACCTTGAGGTCCGCGGCCGCCGCGACCTGGCCGCCGCCTTGCTTGAAGGCTATGTGAACAGCGCCGCTCCGGACCCTGAGCTTGGAACACTTCTGCCTTTCTATAAGATCTACCGCGCTTTCGTGCGCGGCAAGGTCGAGAGCTTTTTGAGTGCCGATGACAGCGCCGCCGAATCCGTGCGCAGCGCGGCGCGCCGGCGGGCCAGGCACTATTTCAATCTCGTGCTGGGCTATTTGATGCAGCCCTGCCTGATTTTGACCTGCGGCCTGATGGGCAGCGGCAAATCGACCCTGGCGCGGGCCTTGGCTCACAGCACCGGCGCACAAATTCTGCGCTCCGACGCCATCCGCAAGGAACTGGCCGCGGACGCGGCAAAAAATTCCCCCCACCACGACTTCGGCGCGGGCATATATTCGTCCGAATGGACCCGTCGCACCTACGATAGCCTGCTGCAGAGTGCCGCCGCCGGCCTGGGGCGCGGCGCCATGCTCATCGTCGATGCGTCCTTTGCCGATGCGCAACAACGCCGCCTTTTCATGAATCTGGCCCAGAAAATCGGGCGCCCCTGCTTTGTCCTGCACCTGCGGAGCGACACCGCCACCCTCGAGCAGCGTCTGCGGCGGCGCAGCGCCGAGCAAACGGACATCTCAGACGGCCGGGTCGAACTGCTTGCCGCCCATCAGCGCGCTTTTTCAGCCCCGCAGGCCGACCCCTGGGTGGTTGAGATTGACGCAACCGCCGACATAGATGAGAATGTCGAATATGTATTAGGCGAAATCATTCAGCGGGCAGGATTTCTCTGA
- a CDS encoding SpoIIE family protein phosphatase, producing the protein MVTLEFVILITLSYFALLFAVAYYADKRREQGRSIISNSHIYSLSLAVYFTTWTFYGSVGRAATSGLDFLPVYLGPTLIAFSWWFLLRKMVHISKEQNIVSIADFISSRYGKSAPLGAIVTLFAVVGIMPYIALQLKAVSHTFELIVLHGISETGARGFPPWFPANLDTAFIIAAVLSLFGVLFGARTLDAAARHEGLVAAIALESVIKIVAFMAVGIFVTYGLFNGFSDIFTQFLQQFPERKHLIMLGTEEIPYAKWFTLTFISMMSVMFLPRQFHIMVIENSDENHIRSAMWRFPLYMFLINLFVLPIALGGLLLTGGDTTNADYFVLHLPLEAGQTWLAMLVFLGGFSAAAGMVMVASVALATMILNHLVMPIVLRLHVQAGDISGLLINIKRLAIVAVVFQGYLYFKIIGDTLALVNIGLISFVAATQFAPAAIGGLYWERANRRGAMAGILLGFCVWFYTLMVPSFVRSGWMESEILEKGLFGLSILRPTELFGLAGFDLWSHALFWSLFFNLAAYLFFSLFTSRSPLEVEQAEKFVNAYGYQEEEQTRKRISKAPSVMEFVELMAKFIGEKQAHTSIAEYLGDREIDERGGLSEYELPNLKRFTERTLAGSVGAAPARIIIENYLSARGSKMEDVFDIFGSVTLSRTTSREQLGVLYEAARIVASGDHLDDIFDQILELLIQQFKFDLCVIRILDEDKNTLVVRCQNGMTSEHLGESERDISRDTYIGEAFLTNSVVKANDTDFLDKPHSAQIIHREGIKSFAHAPITIEGQPIGVLSAFSRSVKGIFTDEFIALFRSLAGQIGIAWRNAIQTSKLIEARGRERELEIAMNIQMSLLPTSVPNVPGIRLAGVCVPASQVGGDYYDYLVRDNNSLDLVIADVSGHNVGAALLMAETRTFIQARARGIHTPSQMMDELNRFFYDDLTRAELFITMFYLNFDTQTRRISFANAGHNPPLIWRHGQRSCEELDAEGLILGVKKEVKFFEEKGQLDPGDVLLLYTDGIIEAENDLGEFFGTERLCTLLHEYHELEPDAILNQILDQVRLFTGTQNFSDDVSMIVMRVQPAGTDSN; encoded by the coding sequence ATGGTGACTCTCGAGTTCGTCATCCTCATCACTCTCTCTTATTTCGCCCTGCTCTTCGCGGTCGCGTATTACGCCGACAAGCGCCGCGAGCAAGGCCGCAGCATCATTTCCAACTCCCACATTTACTCCCTGTCCCTGGCCGTATACTTCACCACCTGGACTTTTTACGGCAGCGTCGGGCGCGCGGCGACCTCGGGACTCGATTTTCTGCCCGTCTACCTGGGCCCGACCCTGATCGCCTTTTCCTGGTGGTTTCTGCTGCGCAAGATGGTGCACATCAGCAAGGAGCAGAACATCGTCAGCATTGCCGACTTCATCTCCAGCCGCTACGGCAAATCCGCACCGCTGGGGGCCATCGTCACCCTGTTTGCCGTAGTCGGCATCATGCCCTACATCGCTTTGCAGCTCAAAGCGGTGTCCCATACTTTCGAGTTGATCGTCCTGCACGGGATTTCCGAAACCGGGGCGCGCGGCTTTCCGCCCTGGTTTCCCGCCAATCTTGACACCGCCTTCATCATCGCCGCAGTGCTTTCGCTCTTCGGCGTGCTGTTCGGCGCCCGCACGCTCGATGCCGCGGCGCGGCATGAGGGGCTGGTGGCGGCCATCGCCCTGGAATCGGTGATCAAGATCGTGGCTTTCATGGCTGTGGGCATCTTTGTGACCTACGGCCTCTTCAATGGCTTCTCCGACATCTTCACCCAGTTTCTGCAGCAGTTTCCAGAGCGCAAGCACCTGATCATGCTGGGAACCGAGGAGATTCCCTACGCCAAGTGGTTTACCCTGACTTTCATCTCCATGATGTCGGTGATGTTTCTGCCGCGCCAGTTCCACATCATGGTCATCGAAAACTCGGATGAAAACCACATTCGCAGCGCCATGTGGCGGTTTCCCCTCTATATGTTCCTCATCAATCTGTTCGTCCTGCCGATTGCCCTGGGCGGGCTGCTGCTGACCGGCGGCGACACCACCAACGCCGATTATTTCGTGCTGCACCTGCCCTTGGAGGCCGGTCAAACCTGGCTCGCCATGCTGGTGTTTCTCGGCGGCTTCTCGGCGGCCGCCGGCATGGTCATGGTCGCCTCGGTGGCCCTGGCGACCATGATTCTCAACCATCTGGTCATGCCCATTGTGCTGCGCCTTCATGTGCAGGCCGGCGACATTTCCGGATTGCTGATCAACATCAAACGACTGGCCATCGTCGCCGTGGTCTTTCAGGGCTATCTCTATTTCAAGATCATCGGTGATACCCTGGCACTGGTGAATATCGGACTGATTTCCTTTGTCGCGGCAACCCAGTTCGCTCCCGCGGCCATCGGCGGCTTGTACTGGGAGCGCGCCAACCGCCGCGGGGCCATGGCCGGCATCCTGCTCGGCTTCTGCGTGTGGTTCTACACCCTGATGGTTCCCTCCTTTGTGCGCTCGGGCTGGATGGAAAGCGAGATTCTCGAAAAAGGGCTGTTTGGACTGAGCATCTTGCGGCCCACTGAACTCTTCGGCCTGGCGGGATTCGATCTCTGGTCCCATGCCCTGTTCTGGAGCCTGTTTTTCAATCTTGCGGCCTATCTGTTCTTTTCCCTGTTCACCTCGCGAAGCCCCCTGGAAGTGGAACAGGCCGAAAAATTCGTCAATGCCTACGGCTATCAGGAAGAAGAGCAGACGCGCAAACGGATCAGCAAAGCGCCCTCGGTCATGGAGTTCGTCGAGCTGATGGCCAAATTCATCGGCGAAAAGCAGGCCCATACCTCCATCGCCGAATATCTCGGCGACCGCGAAATCGACGAGCGCGGCGGCCTTTCGGAATATGAGCTGCCGAATCTCAAACGCTTCACCGAACGCACCCTGGCCGGTTCCGTCGGCGCCGCCCCGGCGCGCATCATCATCGAGAATTATCTGTCCGCGCGCGGCAGCAAGATGGAAGACGTCTTTGATATCTTCGGGTCGGTGACTCTGAGCCGCACCACCAGCCGGGAGCAGCTCGGCGTGCTTTACGAGGCGGCGCGCATCGTCGCCAGCGGCGACCACCTCGATGACATTTTCGACCAGATCCTCGAACTTCTCATCCAGCAGTTCAAATTCGATCTGTGCGTCATCCGCATCCTTGACGAGGACAAGAACACCCTGGTGGTGCGCTGCCAGAACGGGATGACTTCCGAGCATCTGGGCGAGTCAGAGCGCGACATTTCGCGCGACACCTATATCGGCGAGGCCTTTCTCACCAATTCCGTCGTCAAGGCCAACGACACGGATTTTCTCGACAAGCCGCACTCGGCCCAAATCATTCACCGCGAGGGTATCAAATCCTTCGCCCACGCTCCCATCACCATCGAGGGTCAGCCCATCGGGGTGCTATCGGCCTTCTCGCGGTCGGTCAAGGGTATTTTCACCGACGAATTCATCGCCCTGTTCCGCAGCCTCGCCGGGCAAATCGGCATCGCCTGGCGCAACGCCATCCAAACCTCCAAGCTCATCGAGGCTCGCGGACGCGAACGCGAGTTGGAAATCGCCATGAACATCCAGATGAGCCTTTTGCCGACCAGCGTCCCCAATGTGCCGGGCATCAGACTTGCTGGGGTGTGCGTTCCCGCCAGTCAGGTGGGGGGCGATTATTACGATTATTTGGTGCGCGACAACAACAGCCTCGATCTCGTCATTGCCGATGTCTCGGGGCACAATGTCGGCGCCGCGCTACTGATGGCCGAAACCCGCACCTTCATCCAGGCCCGGGCACGCGGGATTCATACGCCGAGCCAGATGATGGACGAACTCAATCGCTTTTTCTATGATGATCTGACGCGGGCCGAACTCTTCATCACCATGTTTTACTTGAATTTCGACACCCAGACCCGGCGCATCTCCTTTGCCAATGCCGGCCACAATCCCCCCCTGATTTGGCGTCACGGCCAACGCAGTTGCGAAGAACTCGACGCCGAAGGGCTGATTTTGGGAGTCAAGAAGGAGGTCAAATTCTTCGAGGAAAAGGGCCAGCTCGACCCTGGAGACGTCCTCCTGCTCTATACCGACGGCATCATCGAAGCCGAGAACGATTTGGGGGAATTTTTCGGGACCGAGCGGCTGTGCACTCTTCTGCACGAATATCACGAACTCGAACCCGATGCGATCCTCAACCAGATCCTCGACCAGGTCCGCCTGTTTACCGGGACCCAGAATTTCTCCGATGATGTCTCCATGATCGTCATGCGCGTTCAGCCCGCTGGCACCGACAGCAATTGA
- a CDS encoding STAS domain-containing protein produces the protein MILKVEEKGEVVVIQVKEERLDAHNSGELKSQMLSLFEESKNHIVIDLQEVRFVDSSGLGALVSGFKNASARNGNLKLCGLQPQVKSMFELTRLHRVFEIFSGLEEALASF, from the coding sequence ATGATCCTTAAGGTTGAAGAAAAAGGCGAGGTGGTGGTCATCCAAGTCAAGGAAGAGCGCCTGGATGCCCATAACAGCGGAGAACTCAAAAGCCAGATGCTGAGCCTGTTCGAGGAAAGCAAGAATCACATCGTCATCGATCTTCAGGAAGTGCGCTTTGTTGATTCCTCGGGTCTGGGCGCGTTGGTTTCAGGATTCAAGAACGCCAGTGCCCGCAACGGCAACCTGAAACTCTGCGGTCTGCAGCCCCAGGTCAAGTCCATGTTCGAACTGACCCGCCTGCATCGGGTTTTTGAAATTTTTTCGGGTCTTGAGGAAGCGCTGGCGAGTTTTTGA
- a CDS encoding ATP-binding protein, producing the protein MKNERIEVDIKVPNQTRYLSLIGKIGEDVARTLKKYKGDREELAYHINLVLTESMTNAIRHAHEGDPTKEVHITITIEDKELCIKVYDQGQGFDISTLPVPEIRCLEEHGRGVFIIHTLMDSVSYRKFNGGHVLEMIKALQ; encoded by the coding sequence ATGAAAAACGAAAGAATCGAGGTGGATATCAAAGTCCCCAATCAGACCCGCTATCTTAGTCTGATCGGAAAAATCGGCGAGGACGTGGCGAGAACACTAAAGAAATACAAGGGTGACCGCGAGGAACTCGCCTACCACATCAACCTGGTTCTGACCGAATCCATGACCAATGCCATCCGGCATGCGCACGAAGGCGACCCCACCAAGGAGGTCCACATCACCATCACCATCGAGGACAAGGAACTCTGCATCAAGGTTTACGACCAGGGCCAAGGCTTCGATATCAGCACCCTGCCCGTTCCCGAAATCCGCTGCCTGGAAGAACACGGGCGTGGTGTTTTCATTATCCACACCCTCATGGACAGCGTCAGCTATCGCAAATTCAACGGCGGACATGTACTGGAAATGATCAAGGCCCTTCAATAA
- the lgt gene encoding prolipoprotein diacylglyceryl transferase has product MNFPQIDPVIIEIGPLALRWYGMMYLLGFLMAYLLISHLSHLRAMPLKRDQVADLVFYCVIGVIVGGRLGYVLFYNPAHFLSHPLEIFAVWEGGMSFHGGLLGVVVAAVWFVRSRQLPLLLTADILVMAAAPGLGFGRIGNFINAELWGRVTEVPWGMVFPGAGPLPRHPSQLYQAALEGLVLSVVLYVLHRRQARPGVPFFTFIALYGAFRFLVEFFREPDAHLGLLWGAATMGQLLSLPMILLGAVGVFWCAKRKN; this is encoded by the coding sequence TTGAATTTTCCCCAGATTGATCCCGTCATCATCGAAATCGGACCCCTGGCCTTACGCTGGTACGGGATGATGTATTTGCTCGGGTTCTTGATGGCCTACCTGCTGATTTCCCACCTCAGTCACCTGCGCGCGATGCCTCTAAAGCGCGATCAGGTTGCCGATCTGGTTTTTTACTGCGTGATCGGTGTCATCGTCGGCGGGCGGCTGGGATATGTTTTGTTTTACAATCCCGCGCATTTTCTAAGTCATCCCCTGGAAATTTTCGCTGTCTGGGAAGGCGGCATGAGTTTTCATGGCGGGCTGCTTGGGGTGGTGGTGGCGGCCGTCTGGTTTGTGCGCAGCCGGCAGTTGCCTTTGCTGCTCACCGCGGATATCCTGGTCATGGCCGCCGCTCCAGGTCTGGGTTTTGGGCGAATCGGCAACTTCATCAACGCCGAACTCTGGGGGCGCGTGACGGAGGTGCCTTGGGGGATGGTGTTCCCCGGCGCGGGACCGCTGCCCAGGCATCCCAGCCAGCTCTACCAGGCCGCCTTGGAGGGGCTTGTTCTATCGGTGGTCCTTTATGTGCTGCACCGCCGGCAGGCGCGCCCTGGGGTGCCGTTTTTCACCTTTATCGCCCTCTATGGGGCATTTCGCTTCCTGGTTGAATTTTTCCGCGAGCCCGACGCTCACCTGGGTTTGCTCTGGGGCGCGGCGACCATGGGTCAATTGCTGTCCTTGCCCATGATTCTATTGGGGGCGGTGGGCGTTTTTTGGTGCGCGAAAAGGAAAAACTGA
- a CDS encoding RluA family pseudouridine synthase, protein MRGKGEIHRLRVGEQDAGQRLDQVLAARLSGFSRTYSRRIIDLGGVHVDGRRTCRCSLQVREGQGIEVHLDGLPLEPFSVTERHIVFQDRYLLAIDKPAGIDTQPTHARYKGTLYEALLRYLHDPFRPQCRPELGMVQRLDRNTSGIMVFSIHPQAHKPLTQAMAARDIEKIYWALVQGVPSQRCGEIRTLLARGRRNNLVKSVPQGGREALTHYRVLHAWEDAALLEVRIPTGRSHQIRAHLAELGHPLLGDAAYGGCASLGDFCVSRHMLHSLHLALRHPVTNAPLQLSAPLPQDMLALLQHLGMPPDNLFSFPPKEPESC, encoded by the coding sequence ATGAGGGGTAAGGGTGAAATTCATCGGCTCCGGGTAGGGGAACAAGACGCCGGCCAACGCCTCGATCAAGTTTTGGCCGCGCGGCTGAGTGGCTTTTCGCGCACTTATTCCCGCCGCATCATCGATCTGGGGGGAGTTCACGTTGACGGACGGCGCACCTGTCGGTGCTCCTTGCAGGTCCGGGAAGGGCAGGGGATCGAGGTTCATCTTGACGGCTTGCCCCTGGAACCGTTCTCCGTGACGGAGCGCCATATAGTCTTTCAGGATCGCTACCTTCTGGCGATCGATAAGCCTGCTGGAATCGACACCCAGCCCACCCACGCACGTTACAAGGGCACCCTTTATGAGGCTCTGTTGCGCTATTTGCATGATCCTTTTCGCCCCCAGTGTCGTCCAGAGTTGGGTATGGTGCAACGTCTGGATCGCAACACCTCGGGGATTATGGTATTCTCGATTCACCCTCAGGCTCATAAGCCGCTGACCCAGGCCATGGCCGCGCGCGATATTGAAAAAATCTATTGGGCCCTGGTTCAGGGGGTTCCTTCGCAGCGGTGTGGAGAAATCCGGACGCTTCTGGCCAGGGGGCGGCGCAACAACCTGGTAAAATCCGTCCCTCAGGGGGGCCGTGAGGCGCTGACCCACTATCGGGTCTTACATGCCTGGGAGGATGCCGCTCTGCTGGAGGTTCGCATTCCCACCGGTCGTTCCCATCAAATCCGTGCCCATCTGGCGGAACTCGGGCATCCCTTGCTGGGCGATGCGGCTTACGGAGGCTGCGCTAGTCTCGGCGATTTTTGCGTTTCTCGCCACATGCTTCACTCCCTTCATTTGGCGCTGCGCCATCCAGTAACCAACGCGCCCCTTCAGCTCAGCGCCCCGCTGCCCCAGGACATGTTGGCTCTTCTGCAACATCTCGGGATGCCGCCGGACAACCTCTTTTCATTTCCGCCCAAGGAACCAGAATCATGTTGA
- a CDS encoding integration host factor subunit beta: protein MTKSELIEQLAVENVALSKKEAELVVNTIFDSISQALIGGDRVEIRGFGSFTIRERDAREARNPKSGDLVKIPPKKTPFFKTGKELRERVNNGTCC, encoded by the coding sequence ATGACGAAAAGTGAATTGATTGAGCAGTTGGCGGTCGAAAACGTGGCCTTGAGTAAAAAAGAGGCTGAATTGGTCGTCAACACCATTTTCGACAGCATCAGCCAGGCGCTCATTGGAGGGGATCGCGTTGAGATTCGCGGCTTTGGCTCGTTTACCATCCGTGAGCGCGATGCTCGCGAGGCACGCAATCCCAAAAGCGGCGATTTGGTGAAAATTCCGCCCAAGAAGACGCCGTTCTTCAAGACCGGTAAGGAATTGCGTGAGCGGGTCAACAACGGAACTTGCTGTTGA
- the sppA gene encoding signal peptide peptidase SppA, whose product MNKRPFLMALATFGAIFLVFFLIILAIGSMTGRSAPFPIGDRVGVIPVTGVILSSDKTIETIVKFREDPSIKAVVLRIDSPGGGVGPSQEIFEEVRRLADVKPVVASMGSVAASGGYYIAAPASRILANPGTITGSIGVIMEFTNFQELLDKIGLKNRVIKSGEHKDIGSPVRPMSAEEEHILQELINDVHDQFVSAVAQGRSMDYAEVVGLADGRIFSGRQALSLGLVDDLGNLRDAILVAGEMAGIKGEPRTVYPAPERPRFFEYLIQESVTRVRQSLQGQNADGLQYLWQVN is encoded by the coding sequence ATGAATAAACGACCCTTCCTGATGGCGCTTGCAACCTTTGGCGCCATTTTTCTTGTGTTTTTTCTGATCATCCTCGCCATTGGATCAATGACGGGGCGTAGCGCGCCGTTTCCCATTGGTGATCGGGTCGGGGTGATTCCTGTTACCGGAGTCATTCTTTCTTCGGATAAGACAATCGAGACCATTGTCAAGTTTCGCGAAGATCCCTCCATCAAGGCCGTGGTGCTGCGGATCGATTCGCCGGGCGGCGGGGTTGGTCCCTCGCAGGAAATTTTCGAGGAGGTCCGCCGTCTGGCCGACGTCAAGCCGGTGGTTGCATCCATGGGCTCCGTGGCGGCCTCAGGCGGCTACTACATCGCCGCGCCCGCCAGCCGCATTCTCGCCAATCCTGGTACGATAACCGGCAGCATCGGCGTGATCATGGAATTTACCAATTTTCAGGAGCTTCTTGACAAAATAGGGCTCAAGAACCGGGTGATTAAAAGTGGGGAGCACAAGGATATCGGCTCACCGGTGCGCCCCATGAGCGCGGAGGAAGAACACATCCTTCAAGAACTCATCAATGATGTTCACGACCAGTTCGTATCCGCGGTGGCCCAGGGGCGCTCCATGGACTATGCCGAGGTGGTGGGACTTGCCGACGGACGCATTTTCAGCGGACGTCAGGCCCTGTCCCTGGGGCTTGTGGACGATCTGGGGAATTTGCGCGATGCGATCCTTGTGGCCGGCGAGATGGCGGGCATCAAAGGCGAACCCCGCACCGTCTATCCCGCGCCCGAAAGACCCAGGTTCTTTGAGTATCTGATTCAGGAAAGCGTGACCCGCGTGCGCCAGAGTCTGCAGGGGCAGAATGCCGATGGCCTGCAATATTTGTGGCAGGTGAATTGA